One part of the Polycyclovorans algicola TG408 genome encodes these proteins:
- a CDS encoding NAD(P) transhydrogenase subunit alpha, whose product MDATIVITGFVALYIFMLAAFTGYEIIGRVPSILHTPLMSGSNFIHGIVVVGAMYMLINASSVIEQALGFFGVILGAANAAGGYVVTERMLEMFKPSDKKKG is encoded by the coding sequence ATGGATGCCACCATTGTCATCACGGGCTTCGTCGCCCTTTATATCTTCATGCTGGCCGCGTTCACCGGCTACGAAATCATCGGCCGCGTGCCGTCGATTCTGCACACGCCGCTGATGTCGGGCTCCAACTTCATCCACGGCATCGTCGTGGTCGGGGCCATGTACATGCTCATCAACGCCAGCTCGGTCATCGAGCAGGCGCTGGGCTTTTTCGGCGTGATTCTGGGTGCGGCCAACGCCGCCGGCGGTTATGTGGTGACCGAACGCATGCTTGAAATGTTCAAGCCGTCCGACAAGAAGAAGGGCTAA
- a CDS encoding NAD(P) transhydrogenase subunit alpha: MAFKIAVLKETRANERRVALVPVVADKLTKLGATLAVQTGAGDAVKLPDSAFKNVHFAANPQGLVSDADIVLAVQPPSLEAVDAMKDGAILISFIYAHKEIELVKKLRDKNITCFAMELVPRITRAQAMDALSSQAALAGYYGALLGATSIARMMPMTTFATGSIRPGTVLVMGVGVAGLSAIATARRIGAKVEGYDVRPEVKEQVESLGAKFIDTGVDARGEGGYARELTTEEKDKIAAVVTKHIQAADIIITTAAIPGRPSPKLISKAQVDGMKGGSVIIDLAAEGGGNTEYTQPGETVTVGQTTIVAPLNVPSLLGEHASELYAKNQFNLVELMVKEGVLAVNWEDEVLAKACLTHGGEIKNEAAAKAVDAA, from the coding sequence ATGGCATTCAAGATCGCCGTCCTCAAGGAAACGCGCGCAAACGAGCGACGCGTCGCCCTCGTGCCCGTGGTGGCCGACAAGCTCACCAAGCTGGGCGCCACGCTGGCGGTTCAGACCGGCGCCGGTGACGCGGTCAAGCTGCCGGATTCGGCCTTCAAGAACGTGCACTTTGCCGCCAACCCTCAGGGTCTGGTGAGCGATGCCGACATTGTGTTGGCGGTGCAGCCGCCGTCGCTTGAGGCCGTTGACGCGATGAAGGACGGCGCCATCCTCATTTCCTTTATCTATGCCCACAAGGAAATCGAGCTGGTCAAAAAGCTGCGTGACAAGAACATCACCTGTTTCGCGATGGAGCTGGTGCCGCGCATCACCCGCGCCCAGGCTATGGACGCGCTGTCGTCGCAGGCCGCGCTGGCCGGCTACTACGGCGCCCTGCTCGGCGCCACCAGCATCGCCCGCATGATGCCCATGACCACCTTCGCCACCGGCTCCATCCGCCCCGGCACCGTGCTGGTGATGGGTGTGGGCGTTGCCGGTTTGTCAGCCATCGCCACCGCACGCCGCATCGGCGCCAAGGTGGAAGGCTACGACGTGCGCCCCGAAGTGAAAGAGCAGGTTGAATCCCTGGGCGCCAAGTTCATCGACACCGGCGTGGATGCCCGCGGTGAAGGCGGTTACGCCCGTGAGTTGACCACCGAAGAGAAGGACAAGATCGCCGCCGTGGTGACCAAGCACATCCAGGCGGCCGACATCATCATCACCACCGCCGCCATTCCGGGGCGCCCCTCGCCGAAGCTGATCTCCAAGGCGCAGGTCGACGGCATGAAGGGCGGCAGCGTGATCATCGACCTCGCAGCCGAAGGCGGCGGCAACACCGAGTACACCCAGCCGGGCGAAACCGTCACCGTCGGTCAGACCACCATCGTCGCGCCGCTCAATGTGCCGTCACTGCTGGGCGAGCATGCCTCCGAGCTGTATGCCAAAAACCAGTTCAACCTAGTGGAGTTGATGGTCAAGGAAGGCGTGCTGGCGGTGAACTGGGAAGACGAAGTCCTCGCCAAGGCCTGCCTCACGCACGGCGGCGAGATCAAGAACGAAGCGGCCGCCAAGGCCGTTGACGCAGCGTAA
- a CDS encoding rubredoxin, protein MRKWRCVICDWVYDEAVGVPDEGIPAGTRWEDVPESWTCPDCGAAKADFEMEEI, encoded by the coding sequence ATGCGTAAATGGCGTTGCGTAATTTGTGACTGGGTGTACGACGAGGCTGTGGGCGTGCCCGACGAGGGCATTCCCGCCGGCACCCGTTGGGAAGACGTGCCCGAAAGCTGGACCTGCCCGGACTGCGGTGCCGCCAAGGCCGATTTCGAGATGGAAGAAATCTGA
- a CDS encoding Lnb N-terminal periplasmic domain-containing protein, with amino-acid sequence MQAQSLELWTQSEWVNLVHYKAGTWPGSWRSATEDPRFFLADNGSTDPRAELQATLAAFTALATLADDHAQCRFVARLAWLRSKLDLGDLPKPNCAAYQAFRQEVQARHAVLVFPSYYLNSPSSMFGHTLLRLDPDEDGGGSEYLSFAVNFGAMVDPSDNGLFYAFNGLTGNYPGQFEVDHYYKKIREYNTGENRDIWEYPLNLTPPETERLVQHLWELKGVSFAYYFFDENCSYRILELLEIARPGIDLTSGFPLTAIPIDTVRAVARTGLIQGKHFRPSQGTVLKQRLAAVPDALHDTVIELGMAPERLDDADLQALDPKTRARLIDAAYKYLRFTQTGAERDPVVAQRSFRLLQALQRHAAELSQSDVTKLEPGASPDLSHGSRRLALGLWNEESHDYLTLGLRLSLHSLQENRAGFPIGAQINLGNFDLRIEDDGNIDMNRFDVVDILSLSPRDAFFKPLSWAIQTGVDRQWTGSREHRVAHVNGGMGATRALGANNLLYGLTTARLEYNHGYDTRTQPALGLRGGLLLNAGPLTVNGEVATEKFANGEARTRVELRHNLRLSRQQALHVELQWRDQQPEHTTNIGLRYQYYY; translated from the coding sequence GTGCAGGCCCAGTCCCTGGAGCTCTGGACGCAAAGCGAGTGGGTGAACCTGGTGCATTACAAGGCCGGCACATGGCCGGGGTCCTGGCGTAGCGCCACCGAAGATCCCCGCTTTTTCCTCGCCGATAACGGCTCGACCGACCCTCGTGCCGAACTACAGGCCACCCTGGCGGCCTTCACCGCGCTGGCCACGCTGGCCGACGACCACGCGCAATGCCGTTTCGTTGCCCGCTTGGCGTGGCTACGCAGCAAACTGGATCTTGGTGATCTGCCCAAACCAAACTGCGCGGCGTATCAAGCCTTCAGGCAGGAGGTTCAGGCCCGGCACGCCGTTCTGGTTTTCCCGTCGTACTACCTCAACAGTCCGTCGTCGATGTTTGGCCACACCCTGCTGCGCCTCGATCCAGACGAGGACGGCGGCGGCTCGGAGTACCTGTCGTTTGCAGTCAACTTCGGCGCCATGGTCGACCCCAGCGACAACGGCCTGTTCTATGCCTTCAACGGCCTCACCGGCAATTATCCGGGGCAGTTTGAGGTCGACCACTACTACAAAAAAATTCGCGAGTACAACACCGGCGAGAATCGCGATATCTGGGAATATCCGCTCAATCTCACGCCGCCCGAAACAGAGCGTCTGGTCCAGCACCTGTGGGAGCTCAAGGGCGTCAGCTTCGCCTATTACTTTTTTGACGAGAACTGCTCTTACCGGATTCTCGAGCTCCTGGAAATCGCCCGCCCTGGCATCGATCTGACCAGCGGCTTCCCGCTGACCGCCATCCCCATCGACACCGTTCGTGCGGTTGCGCGCACAGGCCTCATCCAGGGCAAGCACTTCCGCCCCTCCCAGGGCACGGTGCTCAAACAGCGGCTTGCGGCCGTGCCCGACGCGCTGCATGACACGGTCATTGAGCTGGGCATGGCGCCCGAACGGCTCGACGATGCCGATCTACAGGCGCTAGACCCAAAAACCCGGGCCCGGCTTATCGACGCCGCCTACAAGTACCTGCGCTTCACCCAGACCGGCGCCGAGCGAGACCCGGTCGTGGCGCAACGTAGCTTTCGACTGCTGCAAGCACTGCAACGTCACGCCGCCGAGCTCAGTCAGAGTGACGTGACGAAGCTTGAACCCGGCGCCTCACCCGATCTAAGTCACGGGAGCCGCCGCCTCGCGCTCGGCCTCTGGAATGAAGAAAGTCATGACTACCTGACGCTGGGCCTGCGCCTGTCGCTACACAGCCTGCAAGAAAACCGCGCCGGCTTTCCGATCGGCGCTCAGATCAACCTCGGCAATTTCGACCTGCGCATTGAAGATGACGGCAACATTGACATGAACCGATTTGACGTCGTGGACATTCTTTCCCTGAGCCCACGCGATGCCTTTTTCAAACCGCTGTCGTGGGCGATCCAGACGGGCGTCGACCGGCAATGGACCGGCAGCCGCGAACATCGGGTGGCGCACGTCAACGGCGGCATGGGCGCAACTCGTGCGCTGGGCGCCAATAACCTTCTCTATGGCCTTACCACGGCTCGACTCGAGTACAACCACGGCTACGACACGCGCACTCAGCCCGCCTTAGGATTGCGGGGCGGGCTCCTACTGAACGCCGGGCCGCTGACCGTTAACGGGGAGGTCGCGACCGAGAAATTTGCGAACGGGGAAGCGCGCACGCGTGTGGAGCTGCGCCACAACCTGCGCCTGTCGCGTCAGCAAGCGTTGCACGTCGAGCTGCAATGGCGCGACCAGCAGCCCGAGCACACCACGAACATCGGCCTGCGTTACCAGTATTACTACTGA
- a CDS encoding NAD(P)(+) transhydrogenase (Re/Si-specific) subunit beta — protein sequence MSISWIINASFVLATLLFIYGLKRMSSPVTARSGIVVAGWGMVLAVAVSFLYVFNVSPDVKPHLTVNVILVVIALVLGLGWAWRSGKKVEMTAMPQMVALYNGMGGGAAAAIAAIELFGYKAHGNIILIMAVLGGAIGAVALSGSLIAWGKLDGRINGVWRFKGLQAVNGLIVLTMVAIGAWAVIAGGQIPLYAIAVFFILALVYGVMMAMPIGGADMPVVISLFNALTGLAVGFEGYVIGNPALMVAGMVVGSAGTLLTLLMAKAMNRSVSNVLFSNFGASGDEEQGEIKGSMKPVEAGDAGINMRYASKVIIAPGYGLAVAQAQHKLFEFVKILQANDVDVKFAIHPVAGRMPGHMNVLLAEAGVPYDIIYDMEDINGEFKEADVAIVIGANDTVNPAARTNKSSPIYGMPILNVDMAKQVYVVKRGQGKGYSGVENELFFQDNTNMVYGDAQKVMVAMVQAVKALDGGGH from the coding sequence ATGAGCATCTCGTGGATCATCAATGCGAGCTTCGTGCTCGCCACGCTGCTGTTCATCTACGGCCTGAAGCGCATGTCGTCGCCGGTCACGGCGCGCTCCGGCATCGTCGTCGCGGGCTGGGGCATGGTGCTGGCGGTGGCCGTCAGCTTCCTCTATGTGTTCAACGTATCGCCTGATGTAAAGCCGCACCTCACCGTCAACGTCATCCTCGTGGTGATCGCGCTGGTGTTGGGCCTGGGCTGGGCGTGGCGTAGCGGCAAGAAGGTCGAGATGACCGCCATGCCGCAGATGGTCGCGCTCTACAACGGCATGGGCGGCGGCGCGGCAGCGGCCATCGCCGCCATCGAGCTGTTCGGCTACAAGGCGCACGGCAACATCATCCTCATCATGGCGGTGCTCGGCGGCGCCATCGGCGCGGTCGCGCTGTCGGGCTCACTGATCGCCTGGGGCAAGCTGGACGGCCGCATCAACGGCGTCTGGCGCTTCAAGGGCCTGCAGGCCGTCAATGGCCTGATCGTGCTGACCATGGTCGCCATCGGCGCCTGGGCGGTGATCGCAGGCGGGCAGATCCCGCTCTACGCCATCGCCGTGTTCTTCATCCTGGCGCTGGTCTACGGCGTGATGATGGCCATGCCCATCGGCGGCGCCGACATGCCGGTGGTGATTTCGCTGTTCAACGCCCTCACCGGTCTGGCCGTGGGCTTTGAAGGCTACGTGATCGGCAACCCGGCGCTGATGGTGGCGGGCATGGTGGTGGGCTCGGCCGGTACGCTATTGACGCTGTTGATGGCCAAGGCCATGAACCGCTCGGTGAGCAACGTGCTGTTCTCCAACTTCGGCGCCAGCGGCGACGAAGAGCAAGGCGAGATCAAGGGCAGCATGAAACCGGTGGAAGCCGGCGACGCGGGCATCAACATGCGCTACGCGTCCAAGGTGATCATCGCGCCCGGCTACGGCCTGGCGGTGGCGCAGGCGCAGCACAAGCTCTTCGAGTTCGTGAAGATTCTGCAGGCCAACGATGTGGACGTGAAGTTCGCCATCCATCCGGTGGCGGGCCGCATGCCCGGTCACATGAACGTGCTGCTCGCCGAAGCCGGTGTGCCGTACGACATCATCTACGACATGGAAGACATCAACGGCGAGTTCAAGGAGGCCGACGTGGCCATCGTCATCGGGGCCAATGACACCGTGAACCCGGCGGCTCGGACCAACAAGTCCAGCCCGATTTACGGCATGCCCATCCTCAACGTCGACATGGCCAAACAGGTCTACGTCGTCAAGCGCGGTCAGGGCAAGGGCTATTCGGGCGTGGAGAACGAACTGTTCTTCCAGGACAACACCAACATGGTCTATGGCGACGCCCAGAAGGTCATGGTTGCCATGGTGCAGGCCGTCAAGGCGCTGGATGGCGGCGGGCATTGA
- a CDS encoding histone deacetylase family protein has translation MVIPVVWHPDYSIPQPPGHAFPMGKFAAVGRWLAARGMATVCPLHADMSTLSAVHDPDYLRHLATGTLDARAQRRIGFDCTPALFQRCRLETGGTLATVALALQHGLACNAAGGTHHAHHDFGSGYCLLNDLVVAARHALDHLGRHKVLIIDLDVHQGDGTAALLADEPRAFTFSMHCGDNFPARKQRSDLDIALPRGLDDSGYLHELNSVLPWLLDSVMPDLVLYDAGVDVHADDRLGHLSLSDAGLLARDLAVIGACRARHIPTACVIGGGYDRDLDRLASRHAWLFEAACQVFNATDSAPSRSSA, from the coding sequence ATGGTGATCCCCGTGGTGTGGCACCCCGATTACAGTATTCCCCAGCCGCCGGGGCACGCCTTCCCGATGGGCAAGTTCGCGGCGGTGGGGCGGTGGTTGGCGGCGCGCGGCATGGCGACGGTATGCCCGCTGCATGCCGACATGAGCACGTTGTCGGCCGTGCATGACCCGGACTACCTGCGTCATTTGGCCACGGGAACGCTCGATGCACGCGCCCAGCGCCGCATCGGCTTTGACTGCACGCCGGCGCTGTTTCAGCGCTGCCGGCTGGAAACCGGCGGCACGCTCGCCACCGTGGCGCTGGCGTTGCAGCACGGGCTGGCCTGCAATGCGGCCGGAGGCACCCACCACGCCCATCACGACTTCGGCAGCGGCTACTGTCTGCTCAACGACCTTGTGGTGGCGGCACGGCATGCCCTTGATCATCTTGGGCGCCACAAGGTGCTGATCATTGATCTCGACGTGCATCAGGGCGATGGAACGGCCGCACTGCTCGCCGATGAACCCCGCGCCTTCACCTTTTCCATGCATTGCGGCGACAACTTTCCGGCACGCAAGCAGCGCTCCGATCTGGATATCGCCCTGCCGCGCGGACTCGACGACAGCGGCTATCTGCACGAACTGAACAGCGTGCTGCCGTGGCTGCTCGACAGCGTGATGCCCGACCTGGTGCTGTACGACGCGGGCGTTGACGTCCATGCCGACGACCGTCTCGGTCATCTCAGCCTGAGTGACGCCGGGCTATTGGCGCGTGACCTCGCCGTGATCGGCGCCTGCCGGGCGCGCCACATCCCCACCGCCTGCGTGATCGGTGGCGGCTACGACCGTGATCTCGACCGACTCGCCAGTCGGCACGCTTGGCTGTTCGAGGCTGCCTGCCAGGTATTCAACGCCACTGACTCGGCGCCGTCCCGGTCCAGCGCTTGA
- a CDS encoding DUF3015 domain-containing protein, translated as MKKLLTGILLVASSSAAFAEAPGGPNCGWGNMLFQGNSGIVYHFLASTTNGTSGNNTFGMTSGTNGCSTSGTLTYGGKAMVTAMMDEFSADVAVGEGEALTAVAVAYGVAKEDRAAFASLANQNFAVLFPSESVTADEVVANLEALMKADAQLSQYVI; from the coding sequence ATGAAAAAGCTTCTGACCGGCATCCTTCTCGTTGCATCCTCTTCCGCAGCATTTGCAGAAGCCCCCGGCGGACCGAACTGCGGCTGGGGGAACATGTTGTTCCAGGGCAATTCAGGCATCGTCTATCACTTCCTCGCCAGCACGACCAATGGCACCTCGGGTAACAACACGTTTGGCATGACCTCGGGCACCAACGGCTGCTCGACAAGTGGCACGTTGACCTACGGCGGCAAGGCCATGGTCACGGCGATGATGGACGAGTTCTCGGCAGACGTTGCCGTCGGCGAGGGCGAGGCCCTGACGGCCGTGGCCGTTGCCTATGGCGTGGCCAAAGAAGATCGCGCTGCGTTTGCCAGCCTGGCCAACCAGAACTTCGCAGTGCTGTTCCCGAGCGAGAGTGTCACCGCTGACGAAGTCGTGGCCAATCTGGAAGCCCTGATGAAGGCCGACGCCCAGTTGTCTCAGTACGTCATCTGA
- a CDS encoding fatty acid desaturase — protein sequence MSVTLSDAEKVAHIKKVILQAGDELRARHPWLKKHQDAIGATIMAVSLAGMIGTATLYYHGLIAWWLCIPVVAIFASFIHELEHDLIHLMYFRNTPWANKLMLWLGWIARPSTVSPFVRRDLHLHHHKHSGTETDLEERGITNGERWGLKRLIMTGDNMLAVYLRPKETFRMVRAYIASKKPENHAAFKAMAWEQRLAYFPLGNLYYLVWHSFLAYWAVAGIAMLIGSPLQLSGTAQSVVNGLNFLAVVWMLPSFLRTFCLHFVSSNMHYYGDVEDGNILQQTQVLNPWWLMPFQLFCFNFGVTHAIHHFVVKEPFYIRQWTAPAAHKVMREMGVRFNDTGTFGRANRYRLA from the coding sequence ATGTCCGTCACCCTGAGCGATGCTGAAAAAGTCGCCCACATCAAGAAGGTCATCCTGCAGGCTGGCGACGAGTTGCGCGCCCGCCACCCCTGGCTGAAGAAACACCAGGACGCCATCGGCGCGACCATCATGGCGGTCTCGCTGGCCGGCATGATCGGCACGGCGACGCTGTACTACCACGGCCTGATCGCGTGGTGGCTGTGCATTCCGGTGGTGGCGATCTTCGCTTCGTTCATCCACGAGCTGGAACACGACCTGATCCACCTGATGTACTTCCGCAACACGCCCTGGGCCAACAAGCTGATGCTGTGGCTGGGCTGGATCGCCCGCCCGAGCACCGTGAGCCCCTTCGTTCGCCGCGACCTGCACCTGCACCACCACAAGCATTCGGGCACCGAAACCGATCTTGAGGAGCGCGGTATCACCAACGGCGAGCGCTGGGGCCTGAAACGCCTGATCATGACCGGCGACAACATGCTCGCCGTCTACCTGCGACCGAAGGAGACCTTCCGCATGGTGCGCGCCTACATTGCGAGCAAGAAGCCGGAGAACCACGCGGCGTTCAAAGCGATGGCCTGGGAACAGCGCCTGGCCTACTTCCCGCTCGGCAATCTTTATTACCTGGTCTGGCACAGCTTTCTCGCCTATTGGGCCGTCGCGGGCATTGCAATGCTCATCGGCAGCCCCCTGCAGCTTTCGGGCACCGCGCAGTCGGTGGTGAATGGGCTGAACTTTCTGGCCGTGGTGTGGATGCTGCCCAGCTTTCTGCGCACCTTCTGCCTGCACTTCGTCAGCAGCAACATGCATTACTACGGCGATGTGGAAGACGGCAACATCCTGCAGCAGACGCAGGTGCTCAACCCGTGGTGGCTGATGCCTTTCCAGCTGTTCTGCTTCAACTTCGGCGTCACCCACGCGATTCATCACTTTGTGGTGAAGGAACCCTTCTACATCCGCCAGTGGACCGCACCGGCAGCCCACAAGGTGATGCGCGAGATGGGCGTCCGTTTCAACGACACCGGCACCTTCGGCCGCGCCAACCGCTATCGCCTGGCCTGA
- a CDS encoding AraC family transcriptional regulator, with amino-acid sequence MSASTLGSWGRAVRRALRETGCDAEALIREAGLDPAALDDPQARYPVAASRRLWALSVAATGDEAFGITAARHAEFTHFHALGVAVMASLSLRDAFERCARYLAVVSDAASLHLEDVPDALVVTIAPAAGEAAPSPEAIDAYATIFMRLSRGLLGRSFNPQALRLQRPEPRNAEPWLRMFRSPVHFAAEHNQLILPAERVDRPLESASPELAAANEAIAQRLLAAREQSDWGQRVQRLLAERLPQGDPGEAAIAEALHLSLRSLQRKLAEQGTRYGELLQQTREALARQYLAEGRHSVSEIAYLLGFGDASSFTRAFKRWTGTAPSQWR; translated from the coding sequence ATGAGCGCCTCGACGCTCGGCAGTTGGGGCCGCGCCGTCCGCCGTGCCTTGCGAGAGACCGGCTGCGATGCCGAGGCGCTGATCCGCGAGGCGGGGCTGGACCCCGCAGCGCTTGACGATCCCCAGGCGCGCTATCCGGTCGCTGCCTCAAGGCGGCTGTGGGCGCTGTCGGTGGCGGCGACCGGCGACGAGGCCTTTGGCATCACCGCGGCGCGGCATGCCGAGTTCACGCATTTTCACGCGCTGGGCGTGGCGGTGATGGCGAGCCTGAGCCTGCGCGATGCCTTCGAGCGCTGCGCCCGGTATCTGGCCGTGGTCTCCGATGCTGCGAGTCTGCACCTCGAAGATGTGCCCGATGCGCTTGTGGTCACCATCGCGCCTGCCGCGGGCGAAGCCGCGCCTTCGCCTGAGGCCATCGACGCCTACGCCACGATCTTCATGCGGCTCAGCCGCGGCTTGCTGGGGCGCAGCTTCAATCCTCAGGCACTGAGGTTGCAACGCCCCGAACCGCGCAACGCCGAACCCTGGCTGCGCATGTTCCGCAGCCCGGTGCATTTTGCGGCCGAGCACAATCAATTGATCCTGCCGGCCGAGCGTGTCGACCGCCCGCTGGAAAGCGCCAGCCCCGAGCTCGCCGCCGCCAACGAAGCCATCGCCCAGCGCCTGCTCGCCGCGCGTGAACAGTCGGACTGGGGACAGCGCGTGCAGCGCCTGCTGGCCGAGCGCCTGCCCCAGGGCGATCCCGGCGAGGCGGCTATCGCCGAGGCCCTGCACCTGTCACTGCGCAGCCTGCAGCGCAAGCTCGCCGAGCAGGGCACGCGCTACGGCGAGTTGTTGCAACAGACGCGCGAGGCGCTGGCGCGGCAGTACCTCGCCGAGGGGCGGCATTCGGTCAGCGAGATCGCTTATCTGCTGGGCTTTGGCGATGCCAGCAGTTTTACCCGCGCCTTCAAGCGCTGGACCGGGACGGCGCCGAGTCAGTGGCGTTGA